Proteins from one Camelina sativa cultivar DH55 chromosome 8, Cs, whole genome shotgun sequence genomic window:
- the LOC104707503 gene encoding ATP-dependent Clp protease ATP-binding subunit CLPT2, chloroplastic-like, with protein sequence MAAHSSCNCALANPIISRIDSSSKQKKPSVPLYFFSTRNPLTNPWLGVVDSSSLSLTSPVSALQTNRRRIHKSVISSLPTANPDSVVSDAKKPKWSWRAIKSFAMGELEARKLKYPNTGTEALLMGILIEGTSFTSKFLRANNIMLYKVREETIKLLGKADLYFFSPEHPPLTEDAQRALDSALDQNLKAGSIGEVMPAHILLGIWSEVDSPGHKILATLGFTDEKSKELESFASKSGFLDE encoded by the exons ATGGCGGCTCACTCTTCTTGCAACTGTGCTTTAGCGAATCCGATCATCTCACGAATCGATTCTTCCTCTAAGCAGAAGAAACCATCTGTTCCATTATACTTCTTCTCTACAAGAAACCCTTTGACGAATCCATGGTTAGGCGTTGTTGATTCATCATCCCTCTCTCTCACCTCTCCCGTCTCCGCTCTTCAAACCAATCGCCGTAGAATCCATAAATCCGTCATCTCCAGCTTACCCACCGC GAATCCAGATTCAGTGGTTTCTGATGCGAAAAAGCCAAA ATGGTCATGGAGAGCAATTAAGTCGTTTGCAATGGGAGAGCTTGAAGCTAGGAAGCTTAAGTATCCAAATACTGGAACTGAAGCACTTCTCATGGGTATTTTGATTGAAG GAACTAGTTTTACTTCAAAGTTTTTGCGTGCGAATAATATAATGCTATACAAAGTTCGTGAAGAGACGATCAAGTTACTAGGAAAAGCAGATTTGTATTTCTTTAGCCCTGAGCATCCTCCTTTAACCGAAGATGCTCAACGGGCACTTGACTCTGCTCTGGATCAGAATCTTAAAGcag GTAGTATCGGGGAAGTAATGCCAGCACATATACTACTGGGAATCTGGTCTGAAGTTGACTCTCCAGGTCACAAGATATTGGCAACCCTTGGTTTCACAGATGAAAAGTCTAAAGAGTTAGAGTCCTTTGCCTCTAAATCTGGCTTTCTAGATGAGTAG